One part of the Haliotis asinina isolate JCU_RB_2024 chromosome 2, JCU_Hal_asi_v2, whole genome shotgun sequence genome encodes these proteins:
- the LOC137272602 gene encoding 3-[(3aS,4S,7aS)-7a-methyl-1,5-dioxo-octahydro-1H-inden-4-yl]propanoyl:CoA ligase-like isoform X1: MAESVLRRSCDTYNMEESYRYETIADRIMFWGETDPDTPAFIFWSPNGRYVLSRGGVFELASRFALRLTHQGVQPGDVVCVCIPNSPERVVVDFGVQLAGAVSMNGQILRSDCQDIIESMRKAKCKVLVIDPDETNQAWEMIRNHIHLVSEDPHMPTATSVGVPTLTNIAFCKTRKPDSVFIETLPQRTGRTTNKPIQNPTDVAYIFATSGTTGYSKLVQHTNKSLMLMSYRLTEATGLKDKHSKNLSIAPFGWIGGFPACYLFSGCPIVLIDDAAEAVADRLQYIWDVACKEDVTVCTLAPFQFMGILGRKDIWESSGKKLPMILTGGQPLHKEYLQTIGKLADCIFGLYASTEIGYAAGIAVSASNLGCYKDNMAGFLAPGVEAKIVDSKLASVGKETRGEILIRTETITSGYIEAPSKQTAILPEGWFRTDDVGYMDNEGCLIVEGRCSDAIMHGSYIIYPTWLEQKLAKCPGIKQNCFVPIPDKVLHHEICACVQLEEGVRLTKDDVINFVRGDIVDGVRSDMSVVPKYVLFFDTFPVTKTFKLDRKELARSAQLRLQLE, from the exons atggcggaaagcgtgCTTCgacgttcgt GCGATACATACAACATGGAAGAATCATACAGATATGAGACAATTGCTGACAGGATCATGTTCTGGGGAGAAACGGATCCAGACACACCTGCCTTTATTTTCTGGAGTCCTAACGGTAGATATGTCCTCTCACGTGGGGGTGTCTTTGAACTGGCCAGTAGATTTGCCCTCAGGCTGACACACCAGGGCGTCCAGCCGGGAGacgtggtgtgtgtgtgtattccgAACAGTCCAGAGAGGGTCGTAGTGGACTTTGGGGTACAGCTAGCAGGTGCTGTGTCCATGAACGGACAGATTCTACGTTCAGATTGCCAAGACATTATTGAATCAATGCGCAAAGCAAAATGTAAAGTTTTAGTTATTGACCCAGATGAGACCAATCAGGCATGGGAGATGATTAGGAACCATATCCATCTAGTATCCGAAGACCCACACATGCCTACCGCCACGAGTGTGGGCGTCCCAACACTGACAAACATTGCATTTTGTAAAACCAGAAAACCGGATTCTGTTTTCATTGAGACGCTTCCTCAGAGAACAGGCAGAACCACAAACAAGCCGATACAAAATCCCACTGATGTTGCCTACATTTTTGCAACCTCTGGCACCACTGGGTACAGTAAGCTTGTCCAACATACTAACAAATCTTTGATGCTAATGTCCTATAGGCTGACGGAAGCTACTGGGTTGAAAGACAAGCATAGTAAAAACTTAAGTATCGCCCCCTTTGGATGGATTGGGGGCTTTCCGGCATGTTACCTTTTTTCAGGTTGTCCCATAGTATTGATAGACGACGCAGCCGAGGCTGTGGCCGACAGACTTCAGTATATTTGGGATGTTGCCTGTAAAGAAGACGTCACAGTTTGTACCCTTGCGCCCTTCCAGTTTATGGGGATTCTTGGAAGGAAGGACATCTGGGAATCTTCAGGTAAGAAACTTCCAATGATTCTTACCGGGGGACAGCCTCTACATAAAGAATATCTTCAAACCATAGGGAAGCTTGCGGATTGCATATTTGGCTTGTATGCCTCCACAGAGATCGGGTACGCAGCTGGAATTGCTGTTAGTGCGTCGAATCTGGGGTGCTATAAGGACAACATGGCAGGTTTTCTCGCTCCTGGTGTGGAAGCCAAGATAGTTGATTCCAAGTTGGCCAGCGTTGGAAAGGAAACCCGTGGAGAAATTCTCATACGTACAGAGACAATTACCTCAGGGTATATTGAAGCTCCGTCTAAACAGACTGCCATTTTGCCAGAAGGTTGGTTCAGAACAGACGATGTTGGGTACATGGACAACGAAGGCTGTCTGATTGTGGAAGGAAGATGTTCTGATGCCATCATGCACGGCTCATACATCATCTACCCAACATGGCTCGAGCAAAAGCTTGCCAAATGTCCTGGGATTAAGCAAAACTGTTTTGTGCCAATTCCGGACAAGGTTCTGCACCACGAGATTTGTGCCTGTGTACAACTAGAGGAGGGCGTCCGTCTTACCAAGGATGATGTCATAAATTTTGTCAGAGGCGACATCGTTGACGGCGTAAGGTCGGACATGAGCGTTGTTCCAAAGTATGTGTTATTCTTTGACACATTTCCTGTCACAAAGACGTTTAAGTTGGATCGCAAAGAACTCGCCAGGTCTGCTCAGCTGAGGCTGCAGCTCGAGTAA
- the LOC137272602 gene encoding 3-[(3aS,4S,7aS)-7a-methyl-1,5-dioxo-octahydro-1H-inden-4-yl]propanoyl:CoA ligase-like isoform X2, which translates to MEESYRYETIADRIMFWGETDPDTPAFIFWSPNGRYVLSRGGVFELASRFALRLTHQGVQPGDVVCVCIPNSPERVVVDFGVQLAGAVSMNGQILRSDCQDIIESMRKAKCKVLVIDPDETNQAWEMIRNHIHLVSEDPHMPTATSVGVPTLTNIAFCKTRKPDSVFIETLPQRTGRTTNKPIQNPTDVAYIFATSGTTGYSKLVQHTNKSLMLMSYRLTEATGLKDKHSKNLSIAPFGWIGGFPACYLFSGCPIVLIDDAAEAVADRLQYIWDVACKEDVTVCTLAPFQFMGILGRKDIWESSGKKLPMILTGGQPLHKEYLQTIGKLADCIFGLYASTEIGYAAGIAVSASNLGCYKDNMAGFLAPGVEAKIVDSKLASVGKETRGEILIRTETITSGYIEAPSKQTAILPEGWFRTDDVGYMDNEGCLIVEGRCSDAIMHGSYIIYPTWLEQKLAKCPGIKQNCFVPIPDKVLHHEICACVQLEEGVRLTKDDVINFVRGDIVDGVRSDMSVVPKYVLFFDTFPVTKTFKLDRKELARSAQLRLQLE; encoded by the coding sequence ATGGAAGAATCATACAGATATGAGACAATTGCTGACAGGATCATGTTCTGGGGAGAAACGGATCCAGACACACCTGCCTTTATTTTCTGGAGTCCTAACGGTAGATATGTCCTCTCACGTGGGGGTGTCTTTGAACTGGCCAGTAGATTTGCCCTCAGGCTGACACACCAGGGCGTCCAGCCGGGAGacgtggtgtgtgtgtgtattccgAACAGTCCAGAGAGGGTCGTAGTGGACTTTGGGGTACAGCTAGCAGGTGCTGTGTCCATGAACGGACAGATTCTACGTTCAGATTGCCAAGACATTATTGAATCAATGCGCAAAGCAAAATGTAAAGTTTTAGTTATTGACCCAGATGAGACCAATCAGGCATGGGAGATGATTAGGAACCATATCCATCTAGTATCCGAAGACCCACACATGCCTACCGCCACGAGTGTGGGCGTCCCAACACTGACAAACATTGCATTTTGTAAAACCAGAAAACCGGATTCTGTTTTCATTGAGACGCTTCCTCAGAGAACAGGCAGAACCACAAACAAGCCGATACAAAATCCCACTGATGTTGCCTACATTTTTGCAACCTCTGGCACCACTGGGTACAGTAAGCTTGTCCAACATACTAACAAATCTTTGATGCTAATGTCCTATAGGCTGACGGAAGCTACTGGGTTGAAAGACAAGCATAGTAAAAACTTAAGTATCGCCCCCTTTGGATGGATTGGGGGCTTTCCGGCATGTTACCTTTTTTCAGGTTGTCCCATAGTATTGATAGACGACGCAGCCGAGGCTGTGGCCGACAGACTTCAGTATATTTGGGATGTTGCCTGTAAAGAAGACGTCACAGTTTGTACCCTTGCGCCCTTCCAGTTTATGGGGATTCTTGGAAGGAAGGACATCTGGGAATCTTCAGGTAAGAAACTTCCAATGATTCTTACCGGGGGACAGCCTCTACATAAAGAATATCTTCAAACCATAGGGAAGCTTGCGGATTGCATATTTGGCTTGTATGCCTCCACAGAGATCGGGTACGCAGCTGGAATTGCTGTTAGTGCGTCGAATCTGGGGTGCTATAAGGACAACATGGCAGGTTTTCTCGCTCCTGGTGTGGAAGCCAAGATAGTTGATTCCAAGTTGGCCAGCGTTGGAAAGGAAACCCGTGGAGAAATTCTCATACGTACAGAGACAATTACCTCAGGGTATATTGAAGCTCCGTCTAAACAGACTGCCATTTTGCCAGAAGGTTGGTTCAGAACAGACGATGTTGGGTACATGGACAACGAAGGCTGTCTGATTGTGGAAGGAAGATGTTCTGATGCCATCATGCACGGCTCATACATCATCTACCCAACATGGCTCGAGCAAAAGCTTGCCAAATGTCCTGGGATTAAGCAAAACTGTTTTGTGCCAATTCCGGACAAGGTTCTGCACCACGAGATTTGTGCCTGTGTACAACTAGAGGAGGGCGTCCGTCTTACCAAGGATGATGTCATAAATTTTGTCAGAGGCGACATCGTTGACGGCGTAAGGTCGGACATGAGCGTTGTTCCAAAGTATGTGTTATTCTTTGACACATTTCCTGTCACAAAGACGTTTAAGTTGGATCGCAAAGAACTCGCCAGGTCTGCTCAGCTGAGGCTGCAGCTCGAGTAA